The Triticum aestivum cultivar Chinese Spring chromosome 4B, IWGSC CS RefSeq v2.1, whole genome shotgun sequence sequence ATCTAGGAGGGCAACCACACATGGAGTATGAGCTAGGCCGACCCATTTATGTCCCCTCCTCAGCACGAGAGACATTGTGCGGTTGTTATTTTAGAGTTTTTAGAATTGTTTTCTTGTCTGTTATTTTGGTTTTTTTCGTCTATTTTTCATATGGTTGAATACTTTTAGAAAAACATATGATGTGAACattctttttttcaaaaaatgagaACATTATTTGGAAAATCATGAACATAGTTTTCATATTATTTGAGATTTTTCTAAGTACAATTTTTTGAATATTTAAAGATTTCCTATAAAATTTTCGAACATTTTTATAAATAGCAAGAACATTTCTTTATTTAATCTCGGGCATTTTTGAAAACATGAGAAAAAAAACCAAACATTTTTTGTAGGAACCCTTGATTTTTCTTTAAAATTATAAATAAAGGAAACATTAGTTATATTCCAAAGACATTTGAAAATTGTAATTTTTGTGACATTTATGAATCTTTTGATGATTtacgaaaaaacaaaaaacagaaccaAATAAGAGAACAAACCAAAAGGAAACTGGACAAGTACCTTCCAGAAGTTTCTCAAAACCGGTAAAACGCGAGCTAGGCCCGAACGAATGGACATTGTGGTAGATGGTGTCGTGAGCTCGGAATGTGTACACCCCGGACCTCATGTTTGTGTAGTTTTCATCAAGGCTGACGCCAAGGGTGGTGAAGGCGAAATGCCTGTTGAAGAACCGTATGTTCTCTCGAAAATGTCTCGAATCTGCATCCATGCTGGACCATAGCCTCACAAGCTCTAGGTTTGGTTCCGGTTGCTTAAGCTGGATCTGGCCATTGCGACAGCAGAAGCCGTCAGTCTCAGATTCAAACTTCCTGGCCATACAGTGTTTGCAATTTTCATCGAGTTTCAGGACGTGAGTGCTGTCTGGAATGTTTGAGCAGACAGTGTCAAATGGATCAATCTCGCTAAGTTTATCGGTAGACTTGCTCGCTTCCTCATCATCATCCAATATGTCATTATCGGATCCTACGGGGATTTGTTGCAAAATCACGTACAATTCACTAACAACAAATAAATGAGACAACAATAGAGCTCCAAAGTGTCAATAGTGTAGGGTTTGCAATACCTTCGTTGCAAAACATGTAGTACTCCTCATCAATCAATTCATGTGCTTCCTGCTCATGACGCATGGTGCCACTTTGGAAAACATCGTTGTCTTCTGCATTGTCGTCATACAAATAGTGACAACGGACACAATCATGTTAGAACGACATGCTGAGAATGAGCTTAAGAAACTGACAATCGCAAATTCTTACCAGTGGCACCGGCAGAGTATGCCGGCATATTCGTCCCTGGATCATCATCAGATGAATCATCTTTTGCGGCCTGGGAGACGGGTGATGCGCGGCTTGGGCATGTGGGACATTCGGAGCCTGAGTTTGCTAGGTCTGTAAGGGGGATTGCGATGCATTCTTTGCACGGTGTTTTTTTCCTTCGGTCATAATTGGCCTTCCTCTGTGCACTTGACTCCCCCTTCTCATTCGCCGACATGATTTTGCAGCGTTGCACGCTCCTCTCGCGTCTTTTTTcgttcattatttctctgaccTCCAACGTTAATTCATCACTTCTCTTCTTGTGGCATGCTCTGCTCCTTGCGTTTTTTGCCTCCCTTTGATCGTTTGTTAAATTACGTTTCCGCTCATTGTCAGTCTGCCTCCTAGCTAGAACAGTGTCCTGAATGACAGACACGTGTAAAGTTGAAGGGGGACATGTTGCTCCCTCTTTCATTAATTCTGTAACGCTAGGGCTATTTAGGTCGTCTGGATCAAAAATAAGTTCAATTCATATTTAGTTAATTTTGATTTATCGGATTTGGAGGAGTCACATATAGAATAGCAGGGACTGCCATAGAAACGGATATTAAACATAAGTGCATACCTGAAGTAGCAGATGCATGTTTGTTTTGATCCTGGATACACTTATCCTTGTTCCTCCAATAAGCAGCTCGCCGCAGGGCATTTCTATGGTCTCTCTTGCGTTCTTCTTCagttctttcttttgtttcttGTATGTCATTCAAGATCCCGTCTGGAGCCATTACAAACATTACCGAAAATAAAAAAACAAGCAACTAAGATGGAAGCAATTTCTGTTATAGTAGAACAAAATTACAATACCTTGTAGCTCTATGTCATTAACGATCCCAGTCGAGACCTCCGTTGAATCAGGAAATGCCGACGCATCATCCGAGAATGATGTATAGTTAGAGCTAGTGTGGTTTCCTTGCATACAAAAGTTGTCCAGACATATTATTGCTTATTGATAAAAACGGTTCGTAACATAATGGTTAAATCATTAATAGCATACCTGATAAATGCAGGTTGTGTGCATGTTCAACTTGTACGGTAAATTGTTTCTTCCGCCGATAGGAAGCCCTCCTCAGGGCGTTTCTATGGTCTCTCTTGCGTTCTTCATCCGTTTTAAGCTCTGGTTCTTGGGTGTCTTACAAGATTACATTCCCGAATATTAGAGAATAAAACAGATACGCCCACGAAATTGGTGGATGATTAGGAACAATATGATCACCTTGATGCTCGGTGTCACAGATGATTCCAGATGACACCGTATTTGAACTTGGAAATGACTCCGAGCTGGTTGGGTTGTCTGGAGAACCAGATTTGACCAAACAAAATTATGCTAATTGGTTAAGACGATACCAACTATAATGTTAAAAACATTTTGAACCATACCTGTTAACACAAGGGTCTTTGCAATTTCATCTCGGACATTAGGTAGCGTTTTCCGCCGATAGGAGGCCCTTCTCAATGCGTTTCTATGGTCTCTCTTGCGTTCTGCTTCCGTTCTATCCTCTGTTTCTTGGGTGTAATTATGGACTGCTACTGCATCAGATGTCATTAGGGGCAAACACAAATATTAGAGAATATAACAGAAACATGTGAGCAATTTGTTGAATGAGTACTCAAAATATGATCACCTTGACTTTCATTCTCATTAATGAGACCAGAAAGGCCCGTAGTTGTAATAGAAAACGTTGACGCATCATGCGAGAATGCTGTATAGTTAGATTTAGCTGGGTTGTCCAAACACATGTCAGCTAAATGGTTTTGACATACCGAATATCATGGATAATACTCTTTAAGCTTACCTGATGATTGAAGGGCAAGTGCATTTTCATCTTGGACATTAGATTTAGTTCTCTCCCTATCTTCGAGAACATTTGTGATATCACATAGAGTCTGGCGACGGGCAGACTTCCCAATGACTTGTTGGTTACCCAAATCATCTGACAACTTGTTGCGATAAACAGCCCGCCTACGAGCGTTGATAAGATCCCTATGATCTAATAAGTGGCAAATTATTGTGCATCATATATTCTGTTAACCGGGATATAAGCACAATATTACCTACTAAGCAACCTACGTATGCACATCAAACTAAGAGTGTCCATCAAGCTCACAAGATTTTGCAACTACCGGCTGATTCTCATTCTGTAAGCTGACAATATCCTCATTTCGTTTAATCCGATAAGCTGCACGTTTCCTTGCATTGTACTGCTCCCTTGCATTATCCGCATATTTTTTGCATTCATTATTTAATGATAGAGTTTCATGATGTTCGGAAGCAGTGTCGTCTGCATGTATCAATACAaataagaaaacaaataaaacGACGGTTGGGAAGGTGGATATCATGCCTGTGGATACCTTGAGAATTATCTTGTAGCTACATGTTATGAATAGCATGATCGAGTGTTAGGCTAGCCGTAGGTGCAAATGTTTGACCATCATCATGGTACCCAGGCCTTACCCTTTCCGGTCCATCTGTAGAGTATAGTAAGCATGAATACAACTTCAATATTTGTCTGGTATGCACACAATCAATCATGTACCTGTCTCCGTCGTGTAAAAAGGATCAACATCTGCAACTATGGATATGATGTTTGGATTACCATCTTTCATGTTTGTCTCGCTCGTAGGTGCTGCAAGACATTAAGCATGGTACAAGTCATTGTTAGACTTGCACGTCAGGCATCACATCACAGTATTTTCACACTTTATATACCGGGTTCAATCGCGCGAATAGCATCTACTTGTTCATCAACGGGTATCAAGTTTGTATTGTATTCTTCAGCATGTTTTACGCTCGTCTGATCTGCAATACATTATGCAAGAAGCGCAATATTAGCAGAAAAGCAAGTATTCATAGTACAGTGAACACTACCTGTACCTATGCCGTCTTCTTGTTCATGTTCACCGGCTTTGCTTCTTGCATTACCCATTCGCAAATGAAATGACCGCTAGCTCTGGTGTTTTTGAGGCCTGGGAGATGATCAGATGGATATAATAGATGCAACATGAACGCAAGAGAGATGGCGAACTTGAAGGCATGAATAAGAAGGTACTTTAATTCAAAGCATCAACAGTCAATCATTGAGTTCCTCGACTTTATTCTATCTTGAACTTTAAGCAGATTTTGAGTGCAATAGTTCGCAGATTCACTCATGCTTGTGCCTCCCGCCCGACTTGTTCTACTTACCGGACTTCTTCAGGTTAGTTAGATTGCTAATAAATTGAGTAAGTCTGTCTGCATTTTTATTTGGTCAGCTTCTGATAAGTAGCAGCTTTATTTGATAGTAACAGTTCACTTAATCCTAGAAGGTTACTCACCATGCATTGTATTTTTTTCAGTGTTCAAATATATTCCTTACAAAGGACCAAAATATATGGCTCAGTAAGTGTGTTCTAAGAAAATCAGGTAGGAAAAATACTTGAAATAACTGAACTTGTTGCTTACATTTCGTATGGCTCCAAGTCCAACATATGGTTGCTAGGCAAGCATTCCTATCTAACATTCAGTTGCATGTCTTGCTTGCTTGTTCTCTTGGCTAATATCTGCGATTTTTAGGCTGCTTCATCTATGAGATGACTTCGCTGAAGCATGCATTCAAATCATTTGTAAGTAGCTATGTTGACATGCTCTTTAAGTTATAGCTCCTTCTTTCCTTCATCTATGAGATGACTTCGCTGAAGCATGCATTCAGAGCATTTGTAAGTAGCTATGTTGACATGCTCTTTAAGTTATAGCTCCTACTCTCCCgcaaaaaatataaaagaaaaaaacATCTCCTTTTTTTCATCAAAAGTTGCATCTTAGATGATGTTTTTTTCCGGCCGCTACACTCCCGCGGGCTGAGCCCTATACATACTCCCCGCAACACTGTGATCTTGCACATTCTCATTCATGCCTTAACAGCAAATCAAGTATGGTAATCTAAACATAGAACACATTCAGCAAAAGGCACAAGTACATCTTTGAGAGCTTCATCTTTGAAATATTATTAGGGACATTGGTTCCATCATAATATGCAATTCAAAATAACAGCTACATAGGAGCTAAATAGTCTTTTCATTCCTTGCAATGCCGTTTGGTGATGGTATTCTTACTTATGGGTCCTTTATTAGTTTTCTTATTAGTGCATATTGGTCAGGCCAGCCCTCCACCTTTCTTCTAAGCATCATGGTGCTCCAACTGCACCCAGGCTACGACAAAGTATCCAAAGTGTGTATGCGATGGCTTTGTGTATGTGCTGGCAGTGTGTATGCGATGGCAGGCTACGACAAAGTATCCAATGTGTGTATGTGATGGCTGTGTGTATGTGCTGGCAGTGTGTATGCGACGGCAGGCTACGACAAAGTATCCAATGTGTGTATGCGATGGCTGTGTGTATGTGCTGGCAGTGTGTATGTGATGGCTGTGTATATGAAATCATGTAAATTTCAGATCTGCTATGTAGGTCCATACCATTGTATTTGTGTATGGATGTAAATTCCAGATATGTATGTAAATTTCAGATATGTGATACCTGGAGGGCGGATCTTGTACGCCGTCGGCGCTGGCGCCACGTCCTGACCTGTCTGTTATGTAGGTTCATACCATTGTATTTGTGTATGGATGTAAATTTCAGATCTGGATGTAAATTTCAGATATGTGATACCTGGAGGGCGGATCTTGTACGCCGTTGGCGCTGGCGCCATGTCCTGGACCTGTCCAGCTTCAGGTCCAGAAGGGGATCCGCGCCGGCGCCATGGATACCGGCGGTTTTGATCCGCGCCGGATCCTCGAAGCGCTCAGCGGGGAGTTGTGCACAGGACCAGCGCCGGAGCAATGGAGTCAGGCGGTGGGATGGCGGGGAAGGACCGATGGGTGGCGGCGGGCGAAGGAGGGCACTGTCTGCGTTTGGTACTCGCAAGATCCACGCGAGACCTCGCTCGAGGGCACGAGTACTCGTTCGAGACTAATCCCGtttttttttcgctggttaatcTTCGCCGATGTGTGGCCAGcggtttttctgttttttttcaatTCATCTCAGATGATAATAACGGGAGGTTGTGCGGGTGCGGGACTCCATCTCggtttttttttttggtttttcgcgGTTGGGAGGGAGGTGGGAAgtagtaccaaagaagtaccaaaataGGCCGGgttaggtgggacgaaaataaaacccggaacgcgacctaccaactgagacattaggagtagagatactatCCTATGTTGCTAACATAACCATATTATTTTGTAGTCATGTTAACAATTCCATAAATTTATTTGTTTTTTGTTgatatttctctatgattcaaggagGTTTTAAGTTCTGGTCGACAAACCGTTTTGTTTCCATGTCTGTTATGTATTCGCTGCGTGTCTGTTTCTGGTAGTATTTGTTTTCATATTCGtttccggggtttctgtattcatttctgcttctgcaaaaaaaatatgaaaacaaatatggtaACACCCAGTTTTGTCCGTTTCCGCGCCGTTTTTCATTCCTAGTGCCTACGGGTGTCATGTTCACTCCTCTTGCACCTTTCGTGCATTATGAGTGAAAACCCTAGTCCGCAGTGTTGGACTCGACGGCGGCTGCGATGCGTAGGGGTCGTGTCCCTCCTAGGGTTGTCGGCAATGAGTGCAGGTCCCAGCGCTAGCGGCATTCCTGGTCCATCCTTTCCCGTGTTATTGTTCGCCGGCGCTTGACATACACACGCTTTTGACGGCATTCATTTATATTACACCGTTCAGCCGTATGACTTTATTTATAAAGCAAGGTGAAAGTCTATTTCCACTTTAATAGCGGGCTCGCGGGGCAAGTGGAGCTGACGATGCTTTCTCCATAAGCGGCTCTAGCTTGGTGGTGAGGGCCAAAACCTCCTTCCGGTACCTTCCCGTGCAGTCTGCTGGGAGGTAGATGCCGACGAACGTCTCGCCCTCGCCCTTTTCGTTCTTGCCTCGGATGAAGAAGGTGGCGCCGCGGTGGGCGTCCGTGGTGACGCCTGAATAGACGGGCTTTCCCCACCCGAACTCGGCCTCGTCGAACCCGGCATGGCTGAGGTCCGACACGCCGAACGTGCGCTTCCTCGCGATCACAGGATGGCCCTCCAGCACCATCAAGTCCGCCACCGACCGCATGTACTCGTACGTCACCCTCGCCTTGGCCGCCCTGATGAGCCCCACCGCGTAGCCAAGGTCGCGGCCGCACAGCTCCCCGGCAGCGCAGCGCGCCACAGTGAAGGCGAACGCGTTGCCATAGTATCCGGCGGGGATCTCGCGGCCGAACACGTCCATGCGCCGGCCGCGCGCGTTCACCGCCATCATCAGCTGCACCTCGTCCCCGGACGCGTAGCCGAGCGCCGCAGTGCGGCTCCGCCACACGCAGGCGGCCACCAGGTCGAACTGAGACGCCGATGCCGCTCCCGGCGCGGCCCGGCTGCGCAGCGCGGCGATGGCCCCCGGCCCGAAGGAGAACTGGACGCGCGCCATGTCGCGCTGTGGCGTGGATGCGATCCGGTCGCCGTCGCAAACGTCCGTAGGCTCCCGGTACTCGTCGTGAGGGAAGCTAGGGAGTGGCGGCTGCCGCGCGTTGAAAATCTCCCTGGTCCATACGGGCGGCATGGACGGCGCGCTGGCGCCGCGGGCGAGCTCGCCGACTGCCTTCCAGAACTGCGCCAAGCCGGCGGCGTCGCTGATGCAGTGGGCGCTCTGGTGGCAGACGGTGAAGCCTCCGCACTTGAGCCGTGTCACCTGGACGTAGAGCAGGGGCTGGTTGATGATTGCAGCTAGCACTAGCGGCACGCCAGGCGGGGGCGCCTTGTAGACGTGGTCGTCGTAGATGAACTCCTCGGAGCGCGGGAACGGCGGGTACCGCACGTCGCCGAGATCATCGATGGCGATGTCCGTGTCGGCCTCCACGAACATGACGCCCTGCCCAGCGCAGTCCACAACCAGCTTCCGGCCGGCCTCCTCGCGCAGCCGACCGGCCATCGGGTAGTAGTGCACCAGCGCCTCCGCCAGCGCAGCGCGCACGGCCAACGCCGGGTCGATGAGCCCCTTGGACGGGTCGCCTCGGTAGAGGTGGATCACGGTGCTGTAGAACCACATGACTGGCTGGTTGTCGATGTCCGACAACGCCATGCTCTGCCGTGGCGTCGCCCGCGCCGGCGCCACCAACGATGGCGTGCCCCGCCGCACATTCAGCTCATCTAGCACCGTCCTAGCAGCCATTCTAGCAATGTAGGTCCCCTGGTTATCAATCGACCGTGCTTGCATGGCTTACACCCATCGTGGTAGCTAGCTCTATTTATACAGCAGCAGCAACATCAGCTCCCTCTGAATTAGTATATCTAAGTGTAGGTTATTGGTAGGTAAGGGCATTTGTAGGTAAAAGTTGAAGTAAAGTTAGTAGAGTAAAATTTTACTTTCTTAATGATGGCCGCATCTAGCCGATCCC is a genomic window containing:
- the LOC123089363 gene encoding benzyl alcohol O-benzoyltransferase-like, producing MQARSIDNQGTYIARMAARTVLDELNVRRGTPSLVAPARATPRQSMALSDIDNQPVMWFYSTVIHLYRGDPSKGLIDPALAVRAALAEALVHYYPMAGRLREEAGRKLVVDCAGQGVMFVEADTDIAIDDLGDVRYPPFPRSEEFIYDDHVYKAPPPGVPLVLAAIINQPLLYVQVTRLKCGGFTVCHQSAHCISDAAGLAQFWKAVGELARGASAPSMPPVWTREIFNARQPPLPSFPHDEYREPTDVCDGDRIASTPQRDMARVQFSFGPGAIAALRSRAAPGAASASQFDLVAACVWRSRTAALGYASGDEVQLMMAVNARGRRMDVFGREIPAGYYGNAFAFTVARCAAGELCGRDLGYAVGLIRAAKARVTYEYMRSVADLMVLEGHPVIARKRTFGVSDLSHAGFDEAEFGWGKPVYSGVTTDAHRGATFFIRGKNEKGEGETFVGIYLPADCTGRYRKEVLALTTKLEPLMEKASSAPLAPRARY